One Tissierellales bacterium genomic region harbors:
- a CDS encoding DUF2325 domain-containing protein — MNNSKVIDLTIFVVEAMATNLKCHKTIDRIYQDVKLVAHKLATNSNLYNHPIITNGHIEHEVYAKRALGIILMEKDDYLYEIIESGWSSLLKYINRKKTIDLKKVVDTLLGDINKVSDDHLNGLITITMLLAKSNNIPIGPNEDVDTFQEMIYTRFNHYKNAESELIENRITYELLNNSNSSVKAKQILERVESANRELSNLDMLFQLDKSPSEEVRNTITSNSFMFDLEDLMLSSMVKSIDITKDDKLAILSLYWDLYHNQNIEKATQFLVSNLIILFTCRAYKSVKRQYFENNSETMFYEIEVLESTIERISKDLSAEKKATEELNKQVNYLRDTYKKNLEKEIISLNKKLKNEKKESEKLQKKLETSENKIKILEDSINNISIPEEPILSKLDTEGKIKDINSSDKKIMLIGGHNKIHNELNNLLTGIKTASVDQKYLLETVTNYDIIFIKTDFLNHGMFYKSINQIRLNNIPFYFLNNNNIPYIISSIHNSIFQKKGEE; from the coding sequence ATGAATAATTCCAAAGTAATTGACCTTACAATATTTGTCGTTGAAGCAATGGCCACAAATTTAAAATGTCACAAAACAATCGATAGAATTTATCAAGATGTCAAATTAGTAGCTCACAAATTAGCCACTAATTCAAATTTATATAATCACCCAATCATAACAAACGGTCATATAGAACATGAAGTTTATGCAAAAAGAGCCCTTGGGATAATATTAATGGAGAAAGATGATTACTTATATGAAATAATAGAATCTGGGTGGAGTTCTTTACTAAAATACATAAACAGAAAAAAAACTATTGATCTAAAAAAAGTAGTAGATACATTATTAGGTGATATCAATAAAGTTTCAGACGATCACTTGAATGGACTAATAACAATAACTATGCTATTAGCTAAGTCGAATAATATTCCAATCGGTCCAAACGAAGATGTTGATACTTTTCAAGAAATGATCTACACAAGATTTAATCATTATAAAAACGCAGAATCAGAATTAATTGAAAATAGAATAACTTATGAATTGTTAAATAATAGTAACTCTTCAGTTAAGGCAAAACAAATACTAGAACGTGTAGAGAGTGCCAATAGAGAACTATCAAATCTTGATATGTTATTCCAGTTAGATAAATCACCTTCTGAAGAAGTAAGAAACACTATAACTTCTAACTCTTTTATGTTTGATTTAGAAGACTTAATGCTTTCATCAATGGTAAAGTCTATAGATATCACAAAAGATGATAAATTGGCGATTTTAAGCTTGTATTGGGACTTATATCATAATCAAAATATTGAAAAGGCCACTCAGTTCTTAGTTTCTAATTTAATTATTTTATTCACCTGCAGAGCATATAAGAGTGTTAAAAGGCAGTATTTCGAAAATAATTCAGAAACAATGTTTTATGAAATTGAGGTTCTTGAAAGTACCATAGAAAGAATTAGTAAAGACCTAAGTGCAGAAAAAAAAGCTACAGAAGAGCTTAATAAACAAGTAAATTACTTACGGGATACTTATAAAAAAAATCTAGAGAAGGAAATTATATCACTAAATAAGAAACTAAAAAATGAAAAAAAAGAGAGTGAGAAATTACAGAAGAAGTTAGAGACTTCTGAAAACAAAATCAAAATACTTGAAGATTCTATTAATAATATAAGTATTCCAGAAGAGCCTATACTGTCTAAACTTGACACTGAAGGAAAAATTAAAGACATCAATAGTTCAGATAAGAAAATTATGCTGATTGGGGGGCATAACAAAATTCATAACGAGCTAAACAATCTACTTACTGGAATCAAAACAGCAAGTGTTGATCAAAAATATCTACTAGAAACTGTCACTAATTACGACATAATTTTTATTAAAACGGATTTCTTGAATCATGGCATGTTTTATAAAAGTATTAATCAAATTAGACTTAATAATATACCCTTCTATTTTTTAAACAACAATAACATACCTTATATAATTTCATCAATTCATAATTCAATATTTCAAAAAAAAGGTGAGGAATAA
- a CDS encoding DUF3854 domain-containing protein, giving the protein MGVTKTDNGTFLPIRSGTTCPVCGSKKGRCSEFYDNNDILIFYRCKYQESSIENKGWFIHYVQDVTGVSPKEKPIRLLPDVNVGEEMTEERLEITNSVYKFFRELVKKYEGSYLNARDMKDLLDRNLSTEDIERMELFSMPTCVINSQKELDEFMTRKTDKLFVKEKQYNGKQIRIMVRNYNDGKKAFNCQLITALSKDLERKFGASLLKVSGFIKRSDQFKNDYITFYDKRYNPLYDVVGELLACSNSEKTDMFILQHFWKVQKYVPIKGYFIPYKDFKGRIQALQYRLTTPQYDEKGKAMRYFWYSSKNARSGSPIDVYKPKNFYVDKTNNLRDDVIMITEGALKGKIASEKFGFTTCSEAGVSNYNILVRTIIDLSKKMSEKPKIIMALDMDKYDNEEVLNAEEKTINLLIQAGFQVAIASWNMFKAKGIDDALDLNLKISFTKVN; this is encoded by the coding sequence ATGGGAGTAACAAAAACTGATAATGGTACTTTTTTACCTATTAGATCTGGAACTACGTGTCCAGTATGTGGTAGTAAAAAAGGAAGATGTTCAGAGTTTTATGACAACAATGATATTTTAATTTTTTATAGGTGTAAGTATCAGGAAAGCAGTATTGAAAATAAAGGATGGTTTATCCATTATGTTCAAGATGTTACCGGTGTGTCGCCTAAAGAGAAACCTATCAGGCTTTTACCAGATGTAAATGTTGGTGAAGAGATGACAGAAGAGAGATTAGAGATTACCAATTCTGTTTATAAGTTTTTTAGAGAGCTTGTGAAAAAATATGAAGGCTCATATTTGAACGCAAGGGATATGAAAGACTTGCTTGATAGAAATTTAAGTACTGAGGATATTGAAAGGATGGAGCTTTTTTCCATGCCAACATGTGTTATAAATTCACAAAAGGAACTTGATGAGTTTATGACAAGAAAGACTGATAAGCTGTTTGTAAAAGAGAAACAGTATAATGGGAAGCAAATTAGAATCATGGTTAGAAATTATAACGATGGAAAAAAGGCTTTCAATTGTCAGTTAATCACGGCACTTTCAAAAGACTTAGAGAGGAAGTTTGGTGCATCTTTACTTAAAGTCTCTGGGTTTATAAAAAGGTCCGACCAATTCAAGAATGATTATATTACATTTTATGATAAAAGATATAATCCATTATATGATGTTGTCGGGGAATTGTTAGCATGTTCTAATAGTGAAAAAACGGATATGTTTATCCTACAACACTTTTGGAAGGTGCAAAAATATGTACCAATAAAGGGGTATTTCATTCCGTATAAAGACTTTAAAGGGAGAATTCAGGCACTGCAATATCGTTTGACTACTCCACAGTACGATGAGAAAGGTAAGGCAATGAGATACTTCTGGTACTCAAGTAAAAATGCTCGTTCGGGAAGTCCCATAGATGTATATAAACCTAAAAATTTCTATGTGGATAAAACCAACAATCTTCGTGATGATGTAATTATGATTACGGAAGGAGCATTAAAAGGTAAGATCGCTTCAGAAAAGTTTGGATTTACCACTTGCTCAGAAGCAGGTGTTTCTAACTATAATATACTTGTTAGGACTATAATAGATTTGTCTAAGAAAATGTCAGAGAAGCCTAAGATAATAATGGCTCTTGATATGGATAAGTATGATAATGAAGAAGTCCTAAATGCAGAAGAGAAAACTATAAATCTGCTAATCCAAGCAGGTTTCCAAGTTGCTATAGCTTCTTGGAATATGTTTAAGGCAAAAGGCATAGATGATGCACTTGACCTAAACTTAAAAATCTCTTTTACAAAGGTCAATTAA
- a CDS encoding AbrB/MazE/SpoVT family DNA-binding domain-containing protein, which translates to MKSTGITRKVDELGRVVIPIELRKTMDIESKDALEIFVEGDMIVLKKYEPACIFCGQARNIKNLNGKNMCSECINEIKSL; encoded by the coding sequence ATGAAATCAACAGGAATTACTAGGAAAGTAGACGAGTTAGGAAGAGTAGTTATCCCCATTGAACTAAGAAAAACTATGGATATTGAATCAAAAGATGCATTAGAAATATTTGTAGAAGGAGATATGATTGTTTTGAAAAAATATGAACCTGCTTGTATTTTTTGTGGTCAGGCAAGAAATATTAAAAATTTAAATGGAAAAAATATGTGCTCAGAGTGTATAAATGAAATTAAATCCCTATAA